A region of the Penicillium psychrofluorescens genome assembly, chromosome: 6 genome:
CAAGACGTTTCTGGACTACACTCTCGACCACCAAGCTGAGGACGGCTGGCTGGGTCCCGAGAAAACTAGGCAAACTCGAGGTCTCTGGGCGAGAAGCTTGCTTTGCTTCGGCCTCGTGGTAAGACAGGATACCAGTGCTCCCATGGTAAAGAAAAGTTGTCTAACGTCCAACCACTTTTTCACAGCAATACGCAGAAGCAGACCCAACAGAAACAGAGCGCATAGTCGACTCAATGCATAAATTTGTCACACTTGCCCACACCATGCTGCAGGCGAATTTCACCGGCCTCATTgaggacaaggccgagggcgacgacTTTGACCCTTACGGGTTTGGGCTCATGCGGACCCACGAGCTGCCCATCTCTTTCATGTGGCTGTTGGATAATCACCCGCGGGACAACTCGAAGGTCATTCGGGAGGCCATCGAGTTGATGTTTGCGGGTGGTCGACAAGGAAACGGAGACTGGACGACGTTCTTCGTCGAGGGGGTCTTCCCCACGCAAGGCACTCCTTATATCGAAACGCCTGGCTTCGCGCATGGCGTCAACCTAGCAGAAGGTGAATCAATCCGTTTATGGATCTGTGGCCATGCCGTGCGTGAGGTGATTGATAGTGACACTTTGGCTAACTGCATCCAGGCCTGCGATACCCGACTGTACTATACAGGATTTCGAAGAATGAGAGTCTCGTTCCCCAGACCTACATGGCAGTCAACTTGACTACCACTTACCAGACCGCGCTGTCTGGGACAATCATTGCCGACGAGTTTCTCGGGAGCTTGAATCCACAGCGAGGGTGAGGCAGGCTTCCAACAACCTACATGAAGTCAACTAGTGACAGGGACTGACGCGGGAAGCAAAGGTCCGAAACTTGCACGACGGTCGAGTCCATGTTCTCGTACGCGTATCTCTACCGGTTCTACGGGTACAACGACTTCGCCGACCGAGCCGAGCTTGCTGCTTTCAATGCGCTCCCCGCCGCTCTGACCGCTGACTGTATGACTCCgaactctctctcccttcaAGTCTTGCCTTTTGCTCTCCTCCAAGCTGACCAAGCGGCTAGGGTGGGCGCATCAATACGTCGAACAGACAAACCAGCCGTGGGCGAGGAACCTAACAGCGCAGCCTTACTATAATGTCGTGTCGTACGGCAATACGTATGGACTCGAGCCCAACTTTGTGAGTCAAGATGCTTCACCACCTTCGAAGTCCCATTCCCGGCTTAACTGACTAAACTGCTCGGTCTGAAGCCTTGCTGCACTGTCAACCACGGTCAAGGTTATCCCAAATTCGTCGTGTCCGCCTATGTCAAGCAGAAAGATACCGTCGTTCACATGCTTCTCAGCCCGACATCCGTCTCCGGGAAGCTGCAAGGCAGTTCATTCAGTGGTAGGGAGTTTACCGCTCAGCCTCAACCTAGAGGGTAATTAGTGTCACTATATGCTAACCACGGGCACAGTGGACTGCGAGACCAATTACCCCTTCTCCGGCGAACTGAACTACAAAATTGAAGCGGAGAGGGACTTCCAATTCGCCATCCGAGTCCCGGGTTGGGTCACGGATCTCAAGAAGACGtccatctccatcaacgGTGTAAAGCCGACTCAGCTCAACCCAGACGCCTCCGGGCTGCAGTACGTCCCGATCCGCCGGGGCAAGACAATGATAACCGTCGATCTCCCCCTGGAGATCCGTACCGTCGAGCGCAACGGCTCCGTCGGCATCTACCGCGGCCCCCTTCTATACGCGGCCGATATCACCATCAACGAGACCTCCCACCAGCCTCTCAACTGGACTGATCGTCTGCCTCTGCCGGCCTCACAGGTCGACCCGCGCTCGCGCGACTACGTCATGAACCCGAGCTCGCCGTGGCAGTTTGCCATTGACCCTTCCACCCTGGCcgtccagcaggagcacCGCGTGGACTCACGGCTGCCGAACCCGGTCTGGACGTCCGGCGGGCCTCCCACAGCGCTGTCCGTCGACGCGTACCCCATTGACTGGCCACTGGACCTCGGGACtgcggcgccgccgccgatcaATCCGGTCGTGGACGCCAGGACGAAGACGTCGCTGAGATTGGTACCGTTTGGCGCGGCCAAGTTGCACATTGCTCAGTTTCCAGTTGCGAATATCACGTCTTGATGGTCCTGCAAGACTGCAGCAAAGCTCTAAGCCGGCGGTCAAGAAATGTAGATAGAAACTCTGATCAATGTATAATTCAATGTCCCGTCTGTGGTGGTGAGTACCCCGGCCTATTTGACACCGAAGAAACCTACTATGTATCCAAGAAAACGAGGATTATTGGCAGATAGGGCTTAGCAGAAAACGTCGCAAAAGAAGCCACAGCGGATTTCGCTCTTGCAGTTCGATAATAGTATCATTCTAGTAGCTCTAGATCGGCTACAATACAGTACATTCATCCATAACATGCATGTTCATCTCCTGCCGGAAATGGACAGTGCTGCGGCTAACAGCAGCGAAATAACGCAAAAAAGGGCATCACTCAACTTACTGGCGGAACGATTACGCTGAACCGCCTAGCCAGAGCCTGCGAGAGCCCCGTGGAGACGCTGCGGGCGGCATACGCACTGGTACCGACCCAGGTGCCGAGCCGCTAGCTCCGCTTGTAGTACCACGGAGCAGGCGGCTGGTCTGCTTGAAGGAGTTACTTCTGGATTACAGAGGGCGGGCCCATGGTTATTACTGTGACGCAGAGCGATACAGGGGCTTATGAAAGTCGTGGTCAATCTAAAGCTGCGAAGACAGCTTCggtgaggaggtggaggcgaAGAGGAGTCCTCAATTGACGATCAAATGGAGAACGGAattggagttggagatgcGAGCGAGGATTAGCCCGGGAGGTATTTCGAGCGGGGATGTCTGACCTGCTACCGCGTCCACATACTGGAACCCCGCATCGGGGACCGATTCGTCGAGCGTTCCTGGCGACTATTCCAGCAGGTGGGGCGAGGACGCGGGACGTTGGTGGCTTCAGGTCTGGTGGCGAAGGAAAAAGCGGAGGAAAGAGGGCCTATCGGCTGCGAAGCCATGTTGCTTGGCTGCAAAGTTGGTGGTGCGTTGATTGGGGCGTGAATGAATGAGTCCCGGAAGGCTTCCGGTAACTAATGGCACGGGTCTTCCAAGGCCGGAGGTGCTCCTGGGAATCCTCCGGTCGCGAGGTAGGTCGAAGAAAGATAGTGAACATTAGCCGAGCCTTTTTATGTCATAGCAAAAAGACATCGATTACCATTCTTGGCCTGAAAATCAACAAGCGATGCAAGTGCTTCATACAAATAGTTGCTTTATAAATATCTTTAAGGTCTGCTTGGCATGCTGATGTGGTAATGATTAGACGTTTCTATCATATGAGCTAGTTAATACATGTACCACTGAGTCAGGCTGCAGACGCTAGCGCCATGTCATAACTACAGTATGCAGTTCTCTATAGCATTACTATTGCCAGGACGGTGGGAAATAGCTTCCAATATTTGCGTTCACTCCGATCCTTCTGTGTGTTGAACGGACACATGGTAAAGACAAGCTATGCATATGTTCGAGTAAATAGTCACATCAGGTACTGTTCTCTCGCCTCTAGTTGACCTCCCCATCCTTCCACACAAAAGTCTAGAGCATATTACTCCCGCACATTGAACGGCTGAACTAAATACCCTTCGCTATCTTCACGAGTATCATCCAAATCGCAGCCAAATTGCTTAGGCACTGTCAACGTCGCAAAGATTGTAACTGGGTGGAGCTTTATACCGTTGTGGGGTGCATTAGGCGAGAAAGGACAGTTGAAGGACGCAGAGGAGAACTCGGCGTACGTATGTCTACCCACGCTGCGGGTATGATCTACAAATCAAAATCAAGTTTGCATTTAGGCAGACAAGGCAGCTCTGATAAACTTCACGATGTGCTCATAGGAAATGCAAGTCCGGTTCAGTAGATCCTGCCCTGTCTGCTCCGACTCCACATCCAACTTCTTAATAATTCTAATTCTATCTCCGATGATGTCATCTCAACAAGGCAGCCCCAGTGTCACTGAGGCTATCTCTGGTCCTGTCCTTTGATTGGCGGGAAGTCAGACAGAAACTGTTGCATTTCCTTTTAGGGAATACTTCAAGGTAGAATTCTCTATGTACAGGAATGTGGGTGATAGAGCGCGAGCAGAAGTATATATTCACTGAACTTGAGACAGAAGTACAGTTACTTACCTCTCCAGGGTGCATACTCGCTACATAGAATAAAAATCTATATAATCTCTGATAATTTTGGAAATTTCGGATATACATTCAGCTAtatacaaaaaaaaaaaaaaaaaaaaaaagataacAAGTCCACACACACAGATCAAACAGACATACACATCATCGCCGCTCGCCTCGGAAATAAATCAATCGAGCATCAAGTgaaaaaagaacagaaaagaaaaatcccATCATAACGGTCATGAGTATGGATGGGGGCCTATGATGGCGGATAGACACGTCGCTTATATAGAACAGACAGACTCTTTCTATCCCGAGCGCCGCGGTCTAATCGTGTATGCTTAGTGGTGGCTGGTGGGTGGGGGTGGGAATGTGATGTATGTATGCGTGCCGAATAGTGCCCGTGTGAAATCGACAATCGAAAGAtaaaagaaaaagaggaagggTCGATATTCGAATCCTTGTTTGTGGAAAACCAGAGGATTGACTCTGGGTACATTCCCTTTCTTTGCAGGTATGTATGTGGATGGGCAGTTGTTGGTAGTGGGTAGGTGGAAGAGACGCCAAAAGTCGGGTTGGAGGGAACAGGCGCTTGGATGGTGATATGtcgaaaaggaaaaaggaaacGAAAGTTATAAAAGGGATGCACGCTTATGCTGattcatcgtcgtcatcatcgtcatgAGACTCCGGGTCCTTCCAACCGCGCGACATCTCCACAGCCTTAGACCAGGTCTTGTACAGGCGCGCGCTGGCCTTTTTAGAGATTTTCGGTTTGAAGGTAGCGGTGTTCGCACGGTTCATGTGCTTGAGATCCGAGAAGTCCTTCCAGACGTCGATGGCGAagccggcggcgatggcggcgccTAGCGCGGTTGTCTCGTGCATGGCCGGGCGGTCGACGGGGATTTGGATGATATCGGCTTGGGTCTGGAGGGGCGCGGAAGATTAGTATCGAATCAGACGAAGAGCAAAAAAGGGAGGTGGTAGTTACCTGCATGCAGATGTCGGAATTGCTCATGCCGCCGTCCACGGCTAATTCCGTTAGCTTCTTGCCGCTGTCCATCTCCATGGCATCGAGAATGGCTTTTGTTTGGAAGCATGCCGCGTCCATGGTTGCGCGCGCGATATGTCCTCGCTGGGTGTGCTGGGTGATACCGACTGCGATGATATTAGTGTCCAGTACAATCACTGGTTAAAGAACAATAAAGAAAAACATACAGATGGTTCCCTGGGCATCGTCAATCCAGTAAGGTGCGAAAAGACCACTAAATGCGGTCACAAACACGCAACCACCGCTGTCTGGCACAGTGGCAGCCAAGTCGCTGACCTTGCGGGAATCCCGGAAGAAGCCCAGATTGTTCATCAGGAATGACACGCCGCTGCCAGCTACGGCAACGCTGCCCTCCAGGGCGTAGACGGGCTTGCGGTCTCGGCCGAGCTGGAATCCCACTGTGCCTAGCAGGCCGTGTTTGGAGATGACGGGCTTCTCGCCCACGTTATAGAGAAGGAAGCAACCCGTTCCATAGGTG
Encoded here:
- a CDS encoding uncharacterized protein (ID:PFLUO_009030-T1.cds;~source:funannotate) — translated: MKLNVCATLLLSGLAASLSVNSAQGLEPFKFDSFPPGSIRASGWLGDQLALEADGLAGHLFDFYRYVKESIWLGGTYTYSELHEDAPYWFNYIVPLAWSLDDARLKKDAKTFLDYTLDHQAEDGWLGPEKTRQTRGLWARSLLCFGLVQYAEADPTETERIVDSMHKFVTLAHTMLQANFTGLIEDKAEGDDFDPYGFGLMRTHELPISFMWLLDNHPRDNSKVIREAIELMFAGGRQGNGDWTTFFVEGVFPTQGTPYIETPGFAHGVNLAEGLRYPTVLYRISKNESLVPQTYMAVNLTTTYQTALSGTIIADEFLGSLNPQRGSETCTTVESMFSYAYLYRFYGYNDFADRAELAAFNALPAALTADCYPKFVVSAYVKQKDTVVHMLLSPTSVSGKLQGSSFSVDCETNYPFSGELNYKIEAERDFQFAIRVPGWVTDLKKTSISINGVKPTQLNPDASGLQYVPIRRGKTMITVDLPLEIRTVERNGSVGIYRGPLLYAADITINETSHQPLNWTDRLPLPASQVDPRSRDYVMNPSSPWQFAIDPSTLAVQQEHRVDSRLPNPVWTSGGPPTALSVDAYPIDWPLDLGTAAPPPINPVVDARTKTSLRLVPFGAAKLHIAQFPVANITS